The following proteins come from a genomic window of Vallitaleaceae bacterium 9-2:
- a CDS encoding DUF4153 domain-containing protein: protein MKLYTIIKEHLTALTDTVTRYPISTIYLIAIVLIRFLAIENINDQRILYDQLFAALIIGFFLSINIRRLSETFSLPTYFKPWLLYVLGMFLTFGYYLMIRSQDHLPSSDWIRTAVLSFGLYICFLWIATLSKQAPYFYQSFMNGFKALAMSLFFSGVLFLGLALIIAAIDTLLFSIDENLYMHFTTFVFLFFAPLFVLSLIPNYGTTLPKPLEKAIQGTRFLETLLSYIIIPLTVIFTFILFIYIGLNIRGDFWTENLLEPMLVSYSIVGISVLLLSVSFENGFARQFHRIFPKLLIPLVLLQFIASIMKIHELGITHGRYFVILYGIFALVTGIIFSFFQPKHLGIIAICFMLSALISSLPPFDAFTVSKYTQMNLLEDILLENGMLVDDNVLPNPDLDETSKMQIIALSRYAYRMGFLNEFSWIDANFVYYKDFETVFGFSSYERPLVNKAGNGFYYNYNREYDKILELDGYSYLTHFSITYFLDEDTSITPTSFVINNTSYHLSWSPNEHLGKYDLYNDQNTLLISIDTASYDAPSYESENTSARLKIIPNNINLYYEDDQLNSLTADMILLIDMK from the coding sequence ATGAAACTATACACTATTATCAAAGAACATTTAACCGCCCTAACAGATACGGTTACAAGATATCCTATTTCAACGATATATTTAATTGCTATTGTACTCATCCGCTTTTTAGCTATCGAAAACATTAACGATCAACGCATCCTATACGACCAGCTTTTTGCAGCACTCATTATTGGTTTTTTCCTATCTATCAATATTCGTAGACTCAGCGAAACCTTTTCGCTACCGACATATTTTAAACCTTGGTTACTCTATGTCTTGGGAATGTTTCTTACCTTTGGCTACTATCTTATGATCCGTAGCCAAGATCACTTGCCATCTTCTGATTGGATTCGTACAGCTGTTTTATCCTTTGGATTATATATCTGCTTTCTTTGGATTGCAACCCTCTCAAAGCAAGCGCCCTATTTTTATCAATCCTTTATGAATGGTTTTAAAGCACTGGCAATGTCTTTGTTTTTTTCTGGCGTGTTGTTTTTAGGCCTCGCTTTAATTATCGCAGCTATTGATACTCTTCTTTTTAGCATTGACGAAAATCTCTATATGCATTTTACTACCTTTGTTTTCTTATTTTTCGCTCCACTTTTTGTCCTTTCACTGATTCCAAACTATGGCACTACTTTGCCAAAACCTCTAGAAAAAGCTATTCAAGGCACCCGTTTTTTAGAAACTTTATTATCATATATCATTATTCCTTTGACTGTTATTTTTACATTTATCTTATTCATATATATTGGCTTAAATATTCGAGGGGATTTTTGGACTGAGAACCTCCTCGAGCCTATGCTGGTAAGCTATTCTATCGTTGGCATTAGCGTATTGCTTTTAAGTGTAAGTTTTGAAAATGGCTTTGCCCGACAATTCCATCGTATTTTTCCTAAACTCCTTATCCCTTTGGTTTTACTTCAGTTTATCGCTTCTATTATGAAAATTCATGAGCTTGGCATTACACATGGCCGCTATTTTGTCATTCTCTATGGTATTTTCGCCTTAGTTACCGGAATTATCTTTAGCTTTTTTCAACCCAAGCACTTGGGAATAATTGCTATTTGCTTTATGTTATCCGCCTTGATCTCTTCCCTTCCGCCTTTTGACGCTTTTACCGTGAGCAAATATACCCAAATGAATCTATTAGAAGATATACTCCTTGAAAACGGTATGCTTGTGGATGATAACGTTCTACCTAATCCAGATTTAGATGAAACTTCAAAAATGCAAATTATTGCATTATCCAGATATGCATATCGCATGGGTTTTTTGAATGAATTCTCTTGGATTGATGCAAATTTCGTATATTATAAAGATTTTGAGACGGTTTTTGGATTTAGTTCATATGAGCGTCCGTTAGTTAACAAAGCGGGTAACGGTTTTTATTATAACTACAACCGTGAATATGATAAAATTCTCGAACTCGATGGTTATAGCTATCTTACACATTTTTCTATTACATACTTTTTGGATGAGGATACATCCATAACCCCAACTTCCTTTGTTATTAATAATACCTCCTACCATTTGTCATGGTCGCCAAATGAACATCTTGGGAAGTATGACCTATACAATGACCAAAATACATTGTTAATCTCTATCGATACCGCTTCCTATGATGCACCTTCCTATGAGAGTGAAAACACATCTGCACGTCTAAAAATTATACCTAATAACATCAACCTTTATTATGAAGATGATCAGTTAAATTCTTTAACGGCAGATATGATTCTTCTTATAGATATGAAATAA
- the pyk gene encoding pyruvate kinase: MRKTKIICTMGPATEGIYEEMIKNGMDAARFNFSHENHEVHGHRIRTMQAAREKLNRPIPLIADTKGPEIRIGVLKEKVKLVNGETIRLIVEDIEGDAQRVSLTFKELYKNVTVGQDIYIDDGRINLAVEAIEGTDIVCTIVAGGVLSSRKGVNVPGCSTGLPFMTEKDQADIEFAVDQGIDFLALSFVSSAADIQIVRDILKKKGREEVKLIAKIENREAIDNIDEIIEAADSIMIARGDLGIEMPIRSVPVVQKRMIKKCYSSSKPVIVATQMLESMTDNPMPTRAEVSDIANAIYDGTSVVMLSGETAAGKYPVETLRMMNTVIEETEEDIDYQSKLDEGVWKVIDKNVINAISEVAVIAAAKLDAKAIVVPTKTGNAVRMISSFRPACTIIASTLDETMQRQLNLSWGIYPILNKFIGDQKDFFENVIKEAVATDLIHNGDQIIIAAGIPAGHQGSTNMIKMHVVGEDVIGN, translated from the coding sequence ATGAGAAAAACAAAAATCATATGTACAATGGGACCTGCAACTGAAGGTATCTATGAAGAAATGATTAAAAATGGAATGGATGCAGCACGTTTTAATTTCTCCCACGAAAATCATGAAGTACATGGACACAGAATTCGAACAATGCAAGCGGCTAGAGAAAAGCTGAACCGACCAATTCCGCTTATCGCAGATACAAAAGGACCAGAGATTCGTATTGGCGTACTGAAGGAAAAAGTTAAGCTTGTTAATGGAGAGACAATACGTCTTATTGTGGAAGATATTGAAGGTGATGCACAAAGAGTTTCCTTGACATTCAAAGAGCTATATAAAAACGTGACTGTTGGACAAGATATATACATTGATGATGGGCGGATTAATCTTGCAGTTGAAGCGATTGAAGGAACAGACATTGTTTGTACAATCGTTGCTGGCGGAGTATTAAGCAGCCGAAAAGGTGTTAATGTACCGGGATGTTCTACAGGTCTACCGTTTATGACTGAAAAAGACCAAGCTGATATAGAGTTTGCTGTTGATCAAGGGATTGATTTTCTTGCATTGTCCTTTGTAAGTAGTGCAGCAGATATTCAAATTGTAAGAGATATTTTAAAGAAAAAAGGGCGCGAAGAGGTTAAGTTGATTGCAAAAATCGAAAACCGAGAAGCCATTGACAACATTGACGAAATCATTGAAGCCGCAGACAGTATTATGATTGCAAGAGGAGACTTAGGGATTGAAATGCCTATTCGTTCTGTTCCGGTTGTGCAAAAGCGGATGATTAAAAAATGCTACAGCAGTTCAAAGCCTGTTATTGTAGCAACACAAATGCTTGAAAGTATGACGGACAATCCAATGCCAACGCGTGCAGAGGTATCAGATATTGCTAATGCCATTTATGACGGAACAAGTGTTGTTATGCTATCTGGTGAAACGGCAGCAGGAAAATACCCGGTTGAGACACTGCGCATGATGAATACGGTTATTGAAGAGACGGAAGAAGACATTGACTATCAATCTAAACTCGATGAAGGTGTTTGGAAAGTCATCGATAAAAATGTCATCAATGCGATTAGTGAAGTTGCAGTTATCGCTGCTGCAAAACTAGATGCAAAAGCTATTGTTGTTCCCACAAAGACAGGTAATGCAGTGCGAATGATTTCAAGCTTTAGACCGGCATGTACAATTATTGCTAGTACGTTGGATGAGACAATGCAACGTCAATTGAATCTGTCTTGGGGAATCTATCCGATTTTAAATAAATTTATCGGAGATCAAAAAGACTTTTTCGAAAATGTTATTAAAGAAGCCGTTGCAACGGATTTAATTCATAACGGCGACCAAATCATTATTGCAGCAGGAATTCCTGCTGGACACCAAGGATCAACAAACATGATAAAAATGCATGTTGTTGGAGAAGATGTTATCGGCAACTAG
- a CDS encoding PHP domain-containing protein — protein sequence MIRTHTRYDFHTHSKYSDGSESPQSLIWQAKQQGLDVLALTDHDTIDGLREAQKEATLLDIDFINGIELSTRYDQHRLIHILGLGIDLDQSDFMTKYKVFRRHREQALSYVVSELQKMGIALRIADLEIYRTGNYLDRQTVAKWLHANNYASSIPRAWVQILDGIAYMPEEIIDVQGAFDMIHAGHGKAFIAHIHKPIGLKGFSDDDKLFRLEKLKQQGLDGIEAFYPTYSDEDRRFIQRCVTTFNLMQSGGSDFHGSNRPEISLGQLSTKTTL from the coding sequence ATGATACGTACACATACCCGTTATGATTTTCACACCCATTCAAAATATTCCGATGGTAGCGAAAGCCCCCAATCCCTCATTTGGCAAGCCAAACAGCAGGGACTAGATGTTCTTGCTTTAACAGACCACGATACCATCGACGGACTAAGAGAAGCACAAAAAGAAGCTACTTTGTTAGATATAGATTTTATCAATGGAATTGAGTTAAGCACGCGCTATGATCAGCATCGATTGATTCATATTTTAGGATTAGGTATCGATTTGGACCAATCCGATTTTATGACAAAATACAAAGTATTTAGAAGGCATCGCGAGCAAGCACTGTCTTATGTCGTCAGCGAACTTCAAAAAATGGGCATTGCCCTACGTATCGCTGATTTAGAGATATATCGAACGGGAAACTATCTTGATCGCCAAACCGTTGCAAAATGGCTTCATGCCAATAATTATGCCTCGTCTATTCCCCGTGCTTGGGTGCAAATCCTCGATGGGATTGCCTACATGCCTGAAGAAATCATTGACGTCCAAGGCGCTTTTGACATGATTCATGCCGGTCATGGGAAAGCTTTTATCGCTCATATTCATAAACCTATTGGTCTTAAGGGATTTAGCGACGACGACAAACTTTTTCGACTTGAAAAACTCAAGCAGCAAGGTTTGGATGGCATTGAAGCTTTTTATCCTACATATAGCGATGAAGACCGACGATTTATCCAACGCTGTGTTACTACGTTTAACCTCATGCAATCCGGCGGCTCGGACTTCCATGGTTCTAACCGCCCTGAGATTAGCTTGGGACAACTAAGCACCAAAACTACTTTGTAA
- a CDS encoding MFS transporter: MSNTSFYSKLNKDQRYILICCFFVFAVNGLYAMILGSLLPLISSEYNLNNTISGGLISAHQAGNLIAGFIAGILPVYLGRKKAIIFLCSFVVMGFFIMMITGNPVLLILGFLFTGLSRGSISNFNNTVVNEVSNSSPAALSFLHSIFAVGALIAPFLVILSTSIGGNEGWRIATGVIIVLALISMLLFSRMKIDDEARKKQKALSYVFLKDKYFWVGTGILFFYLCAEAAITGWLVKYFVDTQIMTTQYAQMLNSLLWVVILAGRLTTTFIGDRISKELILVSTSVGTVIFYTLLLSTQNLGLITVAIMGLGFSMAGIYPTTVATVGNTIKAYPMAMGVLLMLGGVGAIAMPIITGALSDQFGILAGMSAIVGAIALMILFVIINVIHKRNSLQSESSI; the protein is encoded by the coding sequence ATGTCAAACACATCATTTTATTCAAAACTTAATAAAGATCAACGTTATATCTTGATTTGTTGTTTCTTTGTATTTGCTGTTAACGGTTTATATGCCATGATTTTAGGTTCTTTACTTCCTTTAATCAGTAGCGAATACAATTTAAATAATACCATTAGTGGCGGATTAATCTCTGCACACCAAGCCGGTAACCTCATTGCAGGTTTTATCGCCGGAATATTACCTGTCTATCTCGGACGTAAAAAAGCCATTATTTTCTTATGCAGCTTTGTTGTAATGGGATTTTTCATTATGATGATTACAGGCAATCCCGTTCTTTTGATTCTAGGCTTTTTATTTACAGGTTTAAGTCGCGGAAGTATTTCAAACTTCAATAATACCGTGGTTAATGAAGTCTCTAACAGTAGCCCTGCTGCTTTAAGTTTTTTACATAGTATCTTTGCTGTTGGTGCTCTTATTGCTCCGTTTTTAGTTATATTATCTACATCCATTGGAGGCAATGAAGGATGGCGTATTGCCACAGGTGTCATTATTGTTCTTGCACTCATCTCCATGCTTTTATTTTCTCGCATGAAAATTGATGATGAAGCGCGAAAAAAACAAAAAGCACTTTCCTATGTTTTCTTAAAGGATAAGTACTTTTGGGTTGGAACCGGAATTTTATTCTTCTACTTATGTGCCGAAGCTGCAATTACTGGCTGGTTGGTTAAGTATTTTGTTGATACCCAGATTATGACTACTCAATATGCTCAAATGCTTAACTCATTACTCTGGGTCGTTATCCTTGCAGGACGTTTGACAACGACTTTTATCGGCGATCGTATTTCGAAGGAACTTATTCTCGTCTCTACAAGTGTTGGAACCGTTATTTTTTATACCTTGCTTTTATCCACCCAAAATCTTGGTCTAATTACTGTAGCTATTATGGGTCTAGGATTTTCAATGGCAGGTATCTACCCAACAACTGTGGCCACTGTCGGTAATACGATTAAAGCGTATCCTATGGCTATGGGTGTCTTGCTGATGTTAGGTGGGGTCGGCGCCATTGCCATGCCAATCATCACAGGCGCTCTTTCCGATCAATTTGGTATCTTAGCCGGTATGAGTGCAATCGTTGGTGCCATTGCCCTAATGATTCTTTTTGTTATTATCAACGTGATTCACAAAAGAAACTCTCTCCAAAGCGAAAGTTCCATTTGA
- a CDS encoding beta-galactosidase codes for MINYGYTSKYFTRDNQPWFPIMGEFHYSRYPKQYWKESLYKMKAGGVDVVSTYTFWIHHEEVQGEYEFFGNKDLRSFVKACKECDIKLFLRIGPWCHGEVRNGGFPDWMLEQGFEPRTNDSNYFAQVHRFYSKIYEQVQGLFHQDGGPIIGVQIENEYGHCNGLTGEAGENHMKTLTTMAKDIGFVVPYYTATGWGGAVTGGLIPVMGGYCEAPWDQRLTKIEPSGNYIFTHERNDQNIGSDFGFGTGITFDIHKFPYLTAELGGGLQVTHHRRPVALAKDIGAMSLTKLGSGVNLLGYYMYHGGTNPKGKLSSLQESRANGEVNDYPELNYDFHTAIREYGQMSDTLKELKLYTMFIKDFGEAFCHLPAVIPEDNPLYPTNYEALRYSYRHDGNTGYVFVNNYQRSYTMATHQDVRLKVQLDQETIEFPKIQVADGAYFFYPFNMVLDKEKNIVLKSATVSPLSKLDNAKTMYIFYGDAEPNYCLNQESAEVDLVTLTREEALNAWKVHLDQEYLIITEANVVPMDDGIHLFGENVVEFTCYPALSKVPQGFIEVQSEKNHSVYQKNTLESAKLPLVNIVDLEKTSETCEYKITLEYEKNSSELEDYFLQLTYDGDQAAIYLEGEKVADHYYMGEPMEISLRRFGFPREIVMKVTALSADAKVYLEHWPPMVEGQACQLRKVDIQMEFNHILSFS; via the coding sequence ATGATTAATTATGGATATACATCAAAATACTTTACTCGAGATAATCAACCATGGTTTCCGATCATGGGGGAATTTCATTATTCAAGATATCCAAAGCAATATTGGAAAGAATCCCTATATAAGATGAAAGCTGGCGGTGTGGATGTTGTGTCTACTTATACGTTTTGGATTCATCATGAAGAAGTTCAAGGGGAGTATGAATTTTTTGGGAACAAAGACTTGCGTAGCTTTGTTAAAGCGTGTAAGGAATGCGATATAAAATTGTTCTTGCGCATTGGCCCATGGTGTCATGGAGAAGTGCGTAATGGTGGTTTTCCTGATTGGATGCTTGAACAAGGGTTTGAGCCAAGAACCAATGATTCGAATTATTTTGCACAAGTACATCGTTTTTATTCAAAAATTTACGAACAAGTGCAGGGGCTTTTTCATCAAGATGGAGGACCGATTATCGGCGTACAAATTGAAAATGAATATGGGCACTGTAACGGACTCACAGGAGAAGCAGGAGAAAATCACATGAAAACCCTGACAACGATGGCAAAAGACATTGGGTTTGTTGTGCCTTATTATACGGCAACAGGTTGGGGTGGTGCGGTAACTGGAGGTTTGATTCCGGTGATGGGTGGCTATTGTGAAGCTCCATGGGATCAACGTTTAACCAAGATAGAGCCTAGTGGAAACTATATATTTACACATGAACGCAACGACCAAAATATCGGTAGCGATTTTGGGTTTGGGACAGGGATTACCTTTGATATCCATAAGTTTCCTTATCTAACTGCGGAGCTTGGCGGAGGGTTGCAAGTGACACACCATCGGCGCCCGGTGGCCTTAGCAAAAGACATCGGAGCGATGTCGCTGACTAAGTTGGGCAGTGGAGTCAATCTCCTAGGATACTACATGTATCATGGAGGTACAAATCCCAAAGGGAAGCTTAGTTCCTTGCAAGAATCTAGAGCGAATGGGGAGGTCAATGATTATCCGGAATTAAACTATGATTTTCACACTGCGATCCGCGAGTATGGGCAGATGTCAGACACGTTAAAGGAATTGAAGCTATATACGATGTTCATTAAAGATTTTGGAGAAGCGTTTTGTCATTTGCCAGCGGTTATTCCTGAAGATAACCCGTTATATCCTACTAATTACGAAGCGTTGCGTTATTCTTATCGACATGATGGCAACACAGGCTATGTCTTTGTAAATAATTACCAGAGAAGTTATACGATGGCTACGCACCAAGACGTTCGATTAAAGGTTCAGTTGGATCAAGAGACCATTGAATTTCCAAAGATTCAGGTTGCGGATGGAGCATATTTTTTCTATCCGTTTAATATGGTACTGGATAAGGAAAAAAATATTGTGCTTAAAAGTGCAACGGTATCACCACTTAGTAAGTTGGATAATGCAAAAACGATGTACATATTTTATGGGGATGCAGAACCTAATTATTGCTTGAATCAAGAAAGTGCAGAGGTGGATTTAGTCACATTAACACGAGAGGAAGCGCTTAATGCATGGAAAGTTCACCTTGACCAGGAGTATTTGATTATTACTGAGGCGAATGTTGTTCCAATGGATGATGGTATACATTTATTTGGTGAAAATGTCGTTGAATTTACATGCTATCCTGCGCTATCCAAAGTACCTCAAGGTTTTATAGAGGTACAAAGTGAAAAAAACCATAGTGTCTATCAAAAAAACACGTTGGAATCAGCAAAGCTTCCCTTAGTCAACATAGTTGATTTAGAAAAAACAAGTGAAACATGCGAATATAAAATCACTTTAGAATATGAAAAAAACAGCTCAGAACTTGAAGACTACTTTTTACAACTAACATATGATGGGGACCAAGCAGCCATTTATCTTGAGGGTGAAAAAGTAGCGGATCATTATTATATGGGTGAACCAATGGAAATAAGTTTACGACGCTTTGGTTTTCCTAGAGAGATTGTTATGAAAGTCACTGCACTAAGCGCGGATGCCAAAGTCTATCTTGAGCACTGGCCGCCGATGGTCGAAGGTCAAGCCTGTCAACTACGCAAGGTAGATATACAGATGGAATTTAACCATATTTTGTCTTTTTCTTAA
- a CDS encoding PTS transporter subunit IIC, with product MKHIMDVIDYILSFEVYVLLPILMFSICMIVKMPFFDALKHSLTLGIGFFGIFMVFDAFVMKMGPVIELIARKNGQQQAILDVGWPPLAAASWTFGLVPILIVLFIAINALMLVFKWTNTINIDIWNFWHFIFLGQMVHFTTGNLWLAAAAAIVSMILVIKLGDWSAPRTEMMSKIPGIAITTLSGVCYYPYALCMDWLIDKIPRVKNINGNPEHIRERFGFFGDPMFIGLVIGLGLGVAADYEFKEIANLGISVMAVVFLLPRMATILGEGLMPISEATKKQLLKKFPSMHDARIGMDLAVVIGHPANIATGILVMPITLILAIILPGVGFIPVGDLVNLIPAGALIVIAMRGNIFRSVISFIPILIGHLYLATHLSGFFTQITLESQIEIPNFRGNITSFLDGGNLLRNYFYGVFSGVGWTIALMPIIVFMLWVTYRTYKKDEQKIMESKKTVY from the coding sequence ATGAAACATATAATGGATGTGATTGACTACATTTTAAGCTTTGAAGTATATGTATTGCTACCTATACTTATGTTTAGCATTTGCATGATTGTTAAAATGCCTTTTTTTGATGCATTAAAGCATAGCTTAACATTGGGAATCGGATTTTTTGGGATTTTTATGGTGTTTGATGCGTTTGTGATGAAAATGGGACCGGTTATTGAACTTATTGCAAGAAAAAATGGACAACAACAAGCGATACTTGATGTGGGGTGGCCGCCATTAGCAGCCGCTTCATGGACTTTTGGACTGGTACCTATTCTTATCGTACTGTTTATCGCTATCAATGCCCTAATGCTTGTATTTAAATGGACGAACACCATTAATATTGATATATGGAATTTTTGGCACTTTATTTTCCTGGGACAGATGGTGCATTTTACAACCGGGAATTTATGGTTGGCAGCAGCAGCGGCGATTGTAAGTATGATTTTAGTCATTAAGCTGGGTGACTGGAGTGCCCCAAGGACGGAGATGATGAGTAAGATTCCCGGTATTGCGATAACAACATTGTCAGGTGTGTGTTATTATCCTTATGCGCTTTGTATGGATTGGCTTATTGACAAAATACCGAGGGTCAAAAACATTAATGGGAATCCGGAACATATTCGAGAGCGATTTGGCTTTTTTGGCGATCCGATGTTTATAGGTCTTGTGATTGGACTGGGATTAGGGGTTGCAGCAGACTATGAGTTTAAAGAGATCGCCAATCTGGGAATTAGTGTGATGGCCGTTGTTTTTTTACTTCCAAGAATGGCAACGATACTTGGAGAAGGGTTGATGCCGATTTCAGAAGCAACAAAAAAACAATTATTAAAAAAATTTCCTTCAATGCATGATGCTAGAATCGGCATGGATTTGGCCGTTGTTATAGGACATCCAGCCAACATTGCGACGGGAATATTAGTCATGCCCATAACATTAATTTTGGCGATTATCTTGCCGGGGGTAGGTTTTATTCCGGTGGGAGACTTAGTTAACTTGATTCCGGCAGGTGCCTTGATTGTTATTGCTATGCGTGGAAATATTTTTCGCTCAGTCATAAGCTTTATTCCTATTCTTATTGGGCATCTTTATTTGGCGACACATTTATCCGGTTTTTTTACTCAGATTACCTTGGAAAGTCAGATTGAGATACCAAACTTTCGTGGGAATATCACATCATTTTTAGATGGAGGGAATTTGCTTCGTAATTATTTCTATGGAGTTTTTTCAGGTGTCGGATGGACGATTGCACTGATGCCGATTATCGTATTTATGCTATGGGTGACGTATCGGACGTACAAAAAAGATGAACAGAAAATAATGGAAAGTAAAAAGACCGTTTATTAA
- a CDS encoding D-alanyl-D-alanine carboxypeptidase, with amino-acid sequence MSKYTRTTFILFSFCISLWSFVFATHVTASEPVLGSETAVLIDGDTGQVLFEKQADKSMYPASITKLMTALLAIEALDPDDTITFSETAIDSVDSGGSRIGIHPGEVLTVNDALHGLLLMSANEVANGLAEKTSQSIDNFVQDMNTRAKDLGAINTNFTNPHGLFNVAHQTTAYDMALITRELIRHPYFLEIMADSTYEIPITNKSDETRLLYQQHKMLNTKNDLSIYRDDVIAGKVGYTSQSKNTLVTVARQGSRTLIAVIMRTEYNDLYADTAKLLDYGFEEYKHVPLLASDFLQTQPIQDNGMSIGTMDLMLNEDIELCIPVSAEREHLVYSLELPSFPEYALSANDLFGSVVLSIGAQELMQVPLRIKTVSYQVQDSIDDALSDGALSETADSGSDSNATHEAIGKNPWKPLILFVFIGVFAIIGLVIKIV; translated from the coding sequence ATGTCAAAGTATACCCGCACTACCTTTATCTTGTTTTCTTTTTGCATTAGCCTTTGGTCCTTTGTATTTGCTACACATGTCACTGCCAGCGAGCCTGTCTTAGGTTCTGAGACTGCCGTGCTTATTGACGGAGATACCGGTCAAGTCCTATTTGAAAAGCAAGCAGATAAATCCATGTACCCTGCCAGTATCACTAAGCTGATGACAGCTTTGTTAGCCATTGAAGCTTTGGACCCTGATGACACCATTACCTTTAGCGAAACCGCAATTGACAGCGTAGATAGTGGTGGAAGCCGTATTGGTATTCATCCAGGTGAAGTCTTGACAGTCAATGATGCCCTACATGGCTTATTACTTATGTCCGCCAATGAAGTTGCCAATGGCTTAGCTGAAAAAACGAGTCAAAGCATCGATAATTTTGTTCAGGATATGAACACTCGTGCCAAGGATTTAGGTGCAATAAATACGAACTTTACCAATCCCCACGGCCTCTTTAATGTAGCCCATCAAACCACAGCTTACGACATGGCACTTATAACCAGAGAGCTTATACGTCACCCTTATTTTTTAGAAATTATGGCTGACAGCACCTATGAAATACCTATAACCAATAAATCTGACGAAACACGTTTATTATATCAACAACATAAAATGCTCAACACCAAAAATGACCTGTCTATTTATCGCGACGATGTAATTGCAGGTAAAGTCGGCTATACAAGTCAATCCAAAAATACACTCGTAACCGTTGCTCGACAGGGGTCTCGTACCCTAATCGCTGTGATTATGCGTACAGAATATAACGATCTCTATGCTGATACTGCCAAACTTTTAGATTATGGCTTTGAAGAATATAAGCACGTACCACTTCTAGCATCAGATTTTTTACAAACACAGCCTATCCAAGATAACGGCATGTCCATTGGAACTATGGATTTAATGCTTAATGAAGATATTGAACTTTGTATACCTGTCAGTGCAGAACGCGAACATCTTGTATATTCATTAGAGCTCCCCAGTTTTCCTGAATATGCATTATCAGCCAATGATTTATTTGGAAGCGTTGTTCTCTCCATTGGTGCCCAAGAGCTCATGCAAGTACCTCTTCGAATTAAGACCGTCTCCTATCAGGTTCAAGACAGTATTGACGATGCGTTATCTGACGGTGCACTATCTGAAACCGCTGATTCAGGCAGTGACTCAAACGCCACCCATGAAGCTATAGGAAAAAATCCATGGAAACCTCTTATTTTATTTGTATTTATCGGCGTATTTGCAATTATCGGTCTTGTCATAAAAATTGTTTAA
- a CDS encoding stalk domain-containing protein, whose translation MFGKKRIAVVLMTALIISQFSIVSAAQEKMAKAYFGTFTGVIQEINLHGADQSMQLVLVKNAEEAIANLVVTEGTYMIGGQELEVGQEVTGYYVADAPMIMIYPPQYPAKVIRIENDEQQIKIDRFNEELISDDHMLKLNDVSETVIVDENEEPFMKKLSGRQLIVYYDMATKSIPAQTNPTRIVVLDREQEIMEMDIVVQGAVIEGPQAFENPDGTIMVPIRAIAEALGYEVQWENATRKVLVGNVSSFQIDVNAYAFAKMMPMELAAAPVIVNDRSYIPLEYFTKVLNLSEAYVGEYEIIIHDAVLFNE comes from the coding sequence ATGTTTGGAAAAAAAAGAATAGCTGTTGTATTAATGACAGCACTTATCATAAGCCAATTCAGTATTGTTAGTGCCGCGCAGGAGAAAATGGCGAAGGCATATTTTGGAACGTTTACCGGAGTTATACAAGAAATCAATCTTCATGGAGCGGACCAAAGTATGCAATTAGTTTTGGTAAAAAATGCAGAGGAGGCAATTGCTAATTTAGTTGTCACGGAAGGGACGTATATGATTGGCGGACAAGAATTGGAGGTAGGCCAAGAAGTCACAGGATATTATGTGGCAGATGCACCGATGATCATGATTTATCCACCTCAATATCCAGCCAAAGTTATTCGTATAGAAAATGATGAACAGCAGATAAAGATTGACCGATTTAATGAAGAGCTTATCAGTGATGACCATATGCTCAAATTAAATGATGTGTCTGAGACGGTTATTGTTGATGAAAATGAAGAACCTTTTATGAAAAAGCTTTCTGGACGTCAGTTAATCGTATACTATGATATGGCAACAAAAAGTATACCTGCACAGACAAATCCAACCCGTATTGTTGTCCTTGATCGGGAGCAAGAGATTATGGAGATGGACATTGTTGTCCAAGGTGCGGTTATTGAAGGACCACAGGCGTTTGAGAATCCGGATGGAACAATAATGGTTCCTATTCGAGCCATTGCAGAGGCCCTTGGATATGAAGTGCAGTGGGAGAATGCAACCCGAAAAGTGTTGGTGGGTAATGTCAGTTCGTTTCAAATCGATGTCAATGCCTATGCTTTTGCTAAGATGATGCCAATGGAATTAGCAGCAGCTCCGGTGATTGTCAATGACCGAAGTTACATACCGTTGGAATATTTTACAAAAGTACTTAACCTTTCAGAAGCGTATGTAGGCGAATATGAGATTATCATTCATGACGCAGTACTTTTTAATGAATAA